From Methanosarcina lacustris Z-7289, one genomic window encodes:
- the uppS gene encoding polyprenyl diphosphate synthase, protein MKNRAFGVFYRKYEQILEKEILSSEIPDHIAVIMDGNRRYAGQLGKARSFGHAMGAEVTEQVIEWCYEIGVKQLTLYALSTENFHRSEEEVDGLFNLINEKFLKLYGDKRTYEKEMQVRVIGDRIRLPAFLNESIEKIETATEHHRKFNLNVAIAYGGRQDIMQAVRDIATCVSSGKLSLEEVDENLISKHLYPAPGVSVPNVDLVIRTGGDERVSNFLPWQANGSECATYFCAPFWPEFRKIDLLRSIRVYQARKDEKKQEHSYRASEVINFLGIGKCGEKSEELGPLLPVNKQRVS, encoded by the coding sequence ATGAAAAACCGGGCTTTCGGTGTGTTCTACCGGAAGTATGAGCAGATACTTGAAAAGGAGATTTTAAGTTCTGAAATCCCTGACCACATAGCTGTAATCATGGACGGAAACCGCAGATATGCGGGACAGCTGGGAAAAGCTCGAAGTTTCGGGCACGCCATGGGGGCAGAAGTCACTGAACAGGTTATTGAGTGGTGTTACGAGATCGGAGTAAAACAACTTACTCTTTATGCCCTTTCTACGGAGAATTTTCACCGTTCGGAAGAAGAAGTTGATGGGCTCTTCAACCTGATCAATGAAAAGTTTTTGAAGCTCTATGGCGACAAAAGGACCTACGAAAAAGAGATGCAGGTCAGAGTAATAGGGGACAGGATAAGACTACCCGCTTTTCTGAATGAGTCCATTGAAAAGATTGAGACTGCCACCGAACACCATAGAAAGTTTAACCTGAATGTGGCTATTGCTTACGGGGGCAGGCAGGACATAATGCAGGCAGTTCGGGATATTGCAACGTGCGTTTCGAGTGGAAAACTTTCTCTTGAAGAAGTGGATGAAAACCTTATCTCAAAACACCTCTACCCTGCACCTGGAGTGTCCGTCCCGAATGTGGACCTGGTCATTCGTACAGGGGGAGATGAGAGAGTTTCCAACTTCCTGCCATGGCAGGCTAATGGTAGCGAATGTGCAACTTACTTCTGCGCTCCTTTCTGGCCAGAATTCCGAAAAATTGACCTTCTTCGCTCGATCAGAGTATATCAGGCCCGAAAAGATGAAAAGAAGCAGGAACACTCATACCGAGCCTCAGAAGTTATAAATTTCCTTGGAATTGGAAAATGCGGGGAAAAAAGCGAAGAGCTTGGACCGCTTCTGCCAGTAAATAAGCAGAGAGTGTCCTGA
- a CDS encoding acyl carrier protein, whose product MEQIKNGILDYLKDNSFMEQGTVLKDSDSLTQNGIIDSIGLLELIDYICETYSIEIPEDMLTPENFDSLKGITDLITRLAK is encoded by the coding sequence ATGGAACAGATAAAGAATGGTATACTTGATTATTTGAAGGACAATTCTTTCATGGAACAGGGAACTGTTCTTAAAGATAGCGATTCTCTCACCCAGAACGGCATCATAGATTCTATCGGTTTACTTGAATTGATAGACTACATCTGTGAAACATATTCTATCGAAATTCCTGAAGATATGCTAACTCCGGAGAATTTCGATTCTCTAAAGGGAATCACTGACCTGATAACCAGACTGGCGAAGTGA
- a CDS encoding DUF2551 domain-containing protein has protein sequence MQTAEERVRARLIKYLGRDENGIRKVVLNLFLTGDKFTTGEVYDYLDKGRFEVSYRGVSAMVGLMNTRLGILSINVTGDHNVYSLKETYKNIVGSVLENY, from the coding sequence CTGCAGACTGCGGAAGAAAGGGTAAGAGCGAGATTAATTAAGTATCTCGGCAGGGATGAAAACGGGATACGCAAGGTTGTGCTCAATCTTTTCCTGACCGGAGACAAGTTCACCACCGGTGAAGTTTATGATTACCTTGATAAAGGAAGATTTGAGGTAAGCTACCGGGGAGTGTCAGCCATGGTCGGGCTTATGAATACCAGGCTTGGGATCCTGAGCATAAATGTCACCGGAGACCACAACGTGTATTCCCTGAAAGAAACTTATAAAAACATTGTCGGCTCTGTTCTTGAGAACTATTGA
- a CDS encoding 4'-phosphopantetheinyl transferase family protein codes for MYTENLMQLSAVPLENIPQLWKQNDILVFLIDLDNYDTLSTGCLNSIEKEHLEKLQTTDFKKRYIISRMVLKHILCHLLNKNSVLEISTYKDECGEVHILNHKELHICISYSENIVTLAISKVEVGIDVEIKRPLALKNTLKYLQITSSCPEKSASDSDILKIWTMREAYCKFSNKSMLSILSRGPDFNNACCSSYVLDNKYIFSVITDSGLHTINISSLEKINYC; via the coding sequence ATGTATACTGAGAATTTAATGCAACTCTCCGCTGTTCCTCTGGAAAATATACCCCAGTTATGGAAACAAAACGACATTCTTGTCTTTCTTATTGATCTGGATAATTATGACACATTGAGTACGGGATGTCTCAACAGCATCGAAAAAGAACATCTGGAAAAACTTCAAACAACAGATTTCAAAAAAAGATATATTATTTCCAGAATGGTTCTGAAACATATTCTGTGCCATCTCCTTAACAAAAATTCCGTCCTGGAGATCTCTACATATAAGGACGAGTGCGGAGAAGTCCATATACTCAACCATAAGGAGCTGCACATCTGCATATCCTACTCTGAAAATATTGTAACTCTTGCAATATCAAAGGTTGAAGTTGGTATTGATGTAGAAATCAAAAGACCACTGGCACTAAAAAATACTTTAAAATACCTTCAAATAACATCTTCGTGCCCGGAAAAATCGGCAAGTGACTCTGATATTTTGAAGATCTGGACCATGAGAGAGGCTTATTGTAAGTTTTCGAATAAAAGCATGCTTTCCATTCTCAGCAGAGGACCGGACTTCAATAACGCCTGTTGTTCAAGCTATGTATTGGACAATAAATACATTTTTTCTGTCATTACTGATTCGGGTTTACATACTATTAATATAAGTAGCCTTGAAAAAATCAACTATTGTTGA